Part of the Niallia alba genome is shown below.
TTGAAAAATATAACGGATCTCTGGAATAATGCATTAAGCACAATCGAAACAAAGATTAGCAAACCTAGTTTCGATACATGGCTTAAACCTACAAAAGCTCATTCCTTGCAAGGAGATCTTCTAGTTGTTACAGCACCTAATGAATTTGCACGGGATTGGTTAGAAGAAAGATACTCTCAACTTATTGCTGAAATACTTTATGAAATCACTGGAGAAGAACTCCTTGTAAAATTTATTATTCCTCAAAATCAAATAGAAGAGGAATTTGATCAGCAAATCTCTACCAAACAAAAGAAAAAAGAAGAAGAAGTTACGGAACAAACAATCTTAAATTCTAAATATACTTTTGATACTTTTGTCATTGGCTCTGGGAATCGCTTTGCCCATGCAGCTTCCCTTGCTGTTGCAGAAGCTCCTGCAAAAGCATATAATCCTCTATTTATTTATGGAGGAGTTGGTTTAGGAAAGACACACTTAATGCATGCAATCGGTCATTATGTTTTAGATCATAATCCATCTGCTAAGGTCGTTTATTTATCTTCTGAAAAATTCACGAATGAGTTTATTAATAGTATCCGTGACAATAAGGGTGCTGAATTCCGTGATAAATACAGAAATGTAGATGTTCTTTTAATAGATGATATTCAGTTTCTTGCTGGAAAAGAATCAACACAAGAAGAGTTTTTTCATACGTTTAATACCTTACATGAAGAAAGCAAGCAAATTATTATCTCTAGTGACCGTCCTCCAAAAGAGATTCCAACACTCGAAGATCGATTGCGTTCTCGTTTTGAATGGGGACTTATTACAGATATTACCCCACCAGATTTAGAAACACGAATTGCTATTTTAAGAAAAAAAGCCAAAGCTGATGGACTGGATATCCCAAATGAAGTAATGCTTTATATTGCTAATCAGATTGATACTAATATTCGTGAGTTAGAAGGGGCACTTATTCGAGTGGTGGCATATTCCTCTTTAATTAATAAAGATATTAATGCTGATTTAGCAGCGGAAGCCTTAAAAGATATTGTTCCAAGCTCTAAACCACGAGTAATAACCATTCAGGATATTCAAAAAGTGGTAGGTGAGCATTTTAATATAAAGTTAGACGACTTTAAAGCCAAAAAAAGAACAAAGTCAATTGCATTTCCAAGACAAATTGCCATGTATTTATCAAGAGAATTAACGGATTTCTCTTTACCAAAAATTGGAGAGGAATTTGGTGGTCGGGATCATACTACCGTTATCCATGCCCATGAAAAAATCTCAAAAATGCTTTTAACCGATTCACTTCTTCAAAAACAATTAAAAGAAATAAATGAACTTTTAAAAGTTTAGATAGAATAGTGTGTATAACTTGCATGAATTTAAACACAGTCTATCCACATGTGGATAGACTGTGTTTCCTTGCTTAAATCCAGTTATCCACATACTAACAGGGCCTACTACTGTTACTACTATTTTTTTAAAATATATTATTAAAATAATCATTTAGAACTGCTATTAAAAAATTATTAAATCGGAGGATCAATTAATGAAATTCATCATCCAAAAAGATCATCTTGTTCAAAGTGTTCAAGATGTAATGAAAGCAATCACTAGTAGAACGACTATCCCTATCCTTACAGGAATCAAAATTGTTGCAAGTGAAGAAGGAGTCACACTAACTGGGAGTGACTCAGATATCTCTATCGAATCTTTTATTCCTAAAGAAGAAAATGACCAAGAAATAGTAGAAATCCAACAAACTGGCTCTATTGTTTTACAAGCGAAATTTTTTAGTGAAATTGTTAAAAAGCTTCCTACTAATCAAGTTGAAATTGTAGTAGATAACTTACAAACAACCATTCGTTCTGGAAAATCAGAATTTAATTTAAATGGACTCGATTCAGAAGAGTATCCGCATTTGCCACAAATTTGGGAACAAAATTCTATTAAAGTTCCGACAGACTTATTAAAAAATATTATAAAACAAACTGTTTTCGCAGTGTCCACGTCAGAAACACGCCCAGTGTTGACAGGTGTAAACTGGAAGATAGAAAACAATGATTTAATCTGTATTGCAACAGATAGTCATCGGCTTGCTTTACGAAAAGCAAAAATAGAAGCGGCAGCAGAACAGTCCTTTAATATTGTCATTCCGGGTAAAAGTTTAAATGAGCTAAATCGAATTTTGGATGATCATGATGAGCCTGTAGAAATTTTCGTTACAGAGAATCAAATTTTATTTAAAACAAAACATATTCTATTTTTCTCTCGTTTGTTAGAAGGGAATTATCCTGATACAAACCGTTTAATTCCAACCGAAAGTAAAACTGATATTGTTGTAAATTCGAAAGAGTTTTTACAATCAATTGACCGTGCCTCTTTATTAGCTCGTGAAGGGCGAAATAACGTGGTGAAATTTTCGACAATGGGCGAAAATGTGATAGAAATTTCTTCTTTTACTCCTGAGATAGGAAAAGTAATGGAAGAATTAGTCAGTGAGTCTATTAGTGGGGAAGAATTAAAAATTTCTTTCAGTGCAAAATTTATGATGGATGCATTGAAAGTTCTTGAAGGATCCGAAGTTAAAATTAGCTTTACTGGAGCAATGAGACCATTTGTTATTCATCCAACAAATGATGACTCCACATTACAGCTTATATTACCAGTAAGAACTTATTAAAAGTATTGGGTGTTCTATTTAATGAACACCCAATTTTCTTTATATAAAGCGAATGTATGAATATGCAAAAGAATTAATAAGTGGTTTGGTATCGTGTTTTCACGTGCTCATTTTGAATATTACTTACTTATTTATAGAAATATTACACTTTTCTTTGTGTATCAATTAATTATTTAGTAGAATAGAAAGATACGATTAAAGTTGAGAGAGTGAAAAAATGAATAATCAAATTAAAATCGATACGGAGTACATTACGTTAGGTCAATTTCTAAAAGTAGCAGAGTTAATACAATCAGGTGGAATGGCGAAATGGTTCCTAGGTGAATACGAGGTATTTGTAAATGGGGAACAAGATCAACGCAGAGGAAGAAAGTTAAGAAGTGGTGATGAAATAAATATTCCTTCATTTGGCAAGTACACTGTTTTATAAAAGGGTGAAACCAAATGTATATTGATGAGTTGCTTTTAAGAAATTACCGGAATTACGAGGAACTGGATATTTCTTTCGAAAATAAAGTGAATGTAATTTTAGGAGAAAATGCACAAGGAAAAACCAATGTGATGGAATCTATCTATGTGCTAGCTATGGCGAAGTCTCATCGTACGTCAAATGATAAAGAACTTATTCGCTGGGATCAAGAGTATGCTAAAATAGAAGGTAGATTAGTAAAGACACATGGGAAAGTTCCCATGCAGTTAGTTGTGGCTAAAAAAGGGAAAAAAGCAAAATTTAATCATATAGAGCAACGTAAATTGAGTCAATATATCGGCAATATGAACATAGTTATGTTTGCGCCTGAGGATTTAAATTTAGTAAAAGGCAGCCCACAAATCAGAAGACGATTTATTGATATGGAGATAGGGCAAATATCACCTGTATATTTGCATGATATGGGACAATATCAAAAAATTCTACATCAGCGAAATACCTACCTAAAACAACTACAAACAAATAAACAAACCGATCATACGATGCTTGAGATTTTAACAGAGCAATTTATAGATATGGCCGTTAAAATTGTAGCAAAGCGTTTTGAATTCCTGCATTTGCTGGAAAAGTGGGCAGTTCCGATTCATAAAGGAATATCTCGTGGCTTAGAAACCTTGGAAATTCGCTATAAACCTTCAGTTGATGTATCAGAAGACCAGGAATTGTCGAAAATGAAAAGTATATACGAAGAAAAATTCCAAAATCTAAAAAAACGAGAAATCGATCGAGGAATATCCTTATTTGGTCCTCATCGTGATGATATGATGTTTTATGTGAACGATAGAGATGTACAAACCTTTGGTTCACAAGGACAGCAAAGAACGACCGCTTTATCAATAAAAATGGCAGAGATAGAATTAATCTTTTCAGAAATACGTGAATATCCAATTCTGCTTCTAGATGATGTTTTGTCTGAATTAGATGACTACCGTCAATCTCATTTATTAAATACCATTCAAGGAAAAGTCCAAACCTTTGTTACAACAACAAATGTTGATGGAATAGACCATCAAACATTAAAAGAAGCCGCTACTTTTCAGGTTGAATCAGGAACAATTAAAAAGATTCAATAGCTTTGAGGTGAAAGAGTGTACGTTCATATTGGGGAAAATATTCTTGTACGAACTTCAGAAATTATAACT
Proteins encoded:
- the dnaA gene encoding chromosomal replication initiator protein DnaA codes for the protein LKNITDLWNNALSTIETKISKPSFDTWLKPTKAHSLQGDLLVVTAPNEFARDWLEERYSQLIAEILYEITGEELLVKFIIPQNQIEEEFDQQISTKQKKKEEEVTEQTILNSKYTFDTFVIGSGNRFAHAASLAVAEAPAKAYNPLFIYGGVGLGKTHLMHAIGHYVLDHNPSAKVVYLSSEKFTNEFINSIRDNKGAEFRDKYRNVDVLLIDDIQFLAGKESTQEEFFHTFNTLHEESKQIIISSDRPPKEIPTLEDRLRSRFEWGLITDITPPDLETRIAILRKKAKADGLDIPNEVMLYIANQIDTNIRELEGALIRVVAYSSLINKDINADLAAEALKDIVPSSKPRVITIQDIQKVVGEHFNIKLDDFKAKKRTKSIAFPRQIAMYLSRELTDFSLPKIGEEFGGRDHTTVIHAHEKISKMLLTDSLLQKQLKEINELLKV
- the dnaN gene encoding DNA polymerase III subunit beta, translating into MKFIIQKDHLVQSVQDVMKAITSRTTIPILTGIKIVASEEGVTLTGSDSDISIESFIPKEENDQEIVEIQQTGSIVLQAKFFSEIVKKLPTNQVEIVVDNLQTTIRSGKSEFNLNGLDSEEYPHLPQIWEQNSIKVPTDLLKNIIKQTVFAVSTSETRPVLTGVNWKIENNDLICIATDSHRLALRKAKIEAAAEQSFNIVIPGKSLNELNRILDDHDEPVEIFVTENQILFKTKHILFFSRLLEGNYPDTNRLIPTESKTDIVVNSKEFLQSIDRASLLAREGRNNVVKFSTMGENVIEISSFTPEIGKVMEELVSESISGEELKISFSAKFMMDALKVLEGSEVKISFTGAMRPFVIHPTNDDSTLQLILPVRTY
- the yaaA gene encoding S4 domain-containing protein YaaA, with protein sequence MNNQIKIDTEYITLGQFLKVAELIQSGGMAKWFLGEYEVFVNGEQDQRRGRKLRSGDEINIPSFGKYTVL
- the recF gene encoding DNA replication/repair protein RecF (All proteins in this family for which functions are known are DNA-binding proteins that assist the filamentation of RecA onto DNA for the initiation of recombination or recombinational repair.), yielding MYIDELLLRNYRNYEELDISFENKVNVILGENAQGKTNVMESIYVLAMAKSHRTSNDKELIRWDQEYAKIEGRLVKTHGKVPMQLVVAKKGKKAKFNHIEQRKLSQYIGNMNIVMFAPEDLNLVKGSPQIRRRFIDMEIGQISPVYLHDMGQYQKILHQRNTYLKQLQTNKQTDHTMLEILTEQFIDMAVKIVAKRFEFLHLLEKWAVPIHKGISRGLETLEIRYKPSVDVSEDQELSKMKSIYEEKFQNLKKREIDRGISLFGPHRDDMMFYVNDRDVQTFGSQGQQRTTALSIKMAEIELIFSEIREYPILLLDDVLSELDDYRQSHLLNTIQGKVQTFVTTTNVDGIDHQTLKEAATFQVESGTIKKIQ